In Chitinivibrionales bacterium, a single window of DNA contains:
- a CDS encoding thiamine pyrophosphate-dependent enzyme → MNTVFPRYPQKLSKEKFWPLAYSWMFFSRKFEEKLVELFRKRYVKGTVTLGVGNEATAVGMSFPFRPAKDVLSLLHRDISAHMIMGDTPYEIMCQYMANADSPTHGREGNVHHANVQYRRFPMISHLSNMLSTVVGGVWSARQNGEDIFGLAVIGDGGSSKGEFHESLNIASVRKSPVLFLVQNNHYAYSTPTRLQYACAKISHRAAGYGIKGKTIDGTDAWEVYCAVCDALDEMSKTSMPYLLECMTLRLLGHAVYDNAEYVTQQERDEWLKREPVVRGRKSLLDSGASETSVAAMEKEAAALVDETVKRALEVPRPDPGISFGPVFAERKQASALDAFKAQKVKNLNAVTLALDYVMSRNKNAVLLGLDVGPYGSAFKTCKGLFDKFGPNRVLDMPMAESAIVGFALGASQTGMRPIVEYQFADFSTESATQLGLNCGTWYFRCGKEVPALFRLPCGGGITLGAFHSGEFEGLWSRFCGLKLLYPFTPQETFEAIVAGFYDPNPCLVFEHKLLYGTKGGDIDFDGDLNRIWRERKYADGNECTVVGFGAMLDPVLAACAEVKAGFDIFNPFVLGPLAPARILESVKKTGRLCVVQESTEISGLGDRIISMACRECMPHMKKPPVLVCPPAMPVPFASELEQLYRPDKDRVKMALEQLMGD, encoded by the coding sequence ATGAACACCGTTTTTCCGCGCTATCCGCAAAAGCTCTCCAAAGAAAAATTCTGGCCGCTCGCGTATTCCTGGATGTTTTTTTCGAGAAAATTCGAGGAGAAGCTGGTCGAGCTTTTCCGCAAGCGGTATGTGAAGGGCACGGTGACGCTGGGCGTCGGCAACGAAGCAACTGCCGTGGGCATGAGCTTTCCCTTCAGGCCCGCCAAAGACGTGCTGTCGCTTCTGCACCGCGACATTTCCGCGCACATGATCATGGGCGACACGCCGTACGAAATCATGTGCCAGTACATGGCCAACGCCGACAGCCCCACGCACGGACGCGAGGGCAACGTGCACCACGCGAACGTTCAATACCGCCGCTTTCCCATGATCAGCCACCTTTCCAACATGCTCAGCACCGTGGTGGGCGGCGTGTGGTCGGCGCGCCAAAACGGCGAGGACATTTTCGGCCTGGCCGTGATCGGCGACGGCGGCAGCAGCAAGGGCGAGTTCCACGAGTCGCTCAACATCGCGTCGGTGCGCAAATCGCCGGTGCTTTTTTTGGTGCAGAACAATCATTACGCCTATTCCACGCCCACGCGGCTGCAATACGCCTGCGCGAAAATTTCACACCGGGCCGCGGGCTACGGCATCAAGGGAAAGACCATCGACGGCACGGACGCATGGGAGGTTTATTGCGCGGTGTGCGATGCGCTTGACGAAATGAGCAAAACATCGATGCCCTATCTTCTCGAATGCATGACCCTGCGGCTCCTCGGCCACGCCGTGTACGACAACGCCGAATACGTGACGCAGCAGGAGCGGGACGAATGGCTCAAACGAGAGCCGGTGGTGCGCGGCCGGAAATCGCTGCTCGACTCCGGCGCCTCCGAGACATCCGTCGCGGCCATGGAAAAGGAGGCCGCGGCGCTTGTTGACGAAACCGTAAAGCGCGCGCTCGAGGTGCCGCGGCCCGATCCGGGCATTTCATTCGGGCCCGTGTTTGCAGAACGGAAACAGGCGTCCGCGCTCGACGCATTCAAGGCGCAAAAGGTGAAGAACCTCAACGCCGTTACCCTGGCGCTCGACTACGTCATGTCGCGCAACAAGAACGCCGTTCTTCTGGGCCTTGACGTGGGGCCGTACGGGTCCGCATTCAAGACCTGCAAGGGGCTGTTTGACAAGTTCGGTCCCAACCGCGTGCTCGACATGCCCATGGCCGAATCCGCGATCGTCGGTTTTGCGCTCGGCGCTTCGCAGACCGGCATGCGGCCCATCGTGGAATACCAATTTGCCGATTTCTCCACCGAGTCGGCGACCCAGTTGGGATTGAATTGCGGCACATGGTATTTTCGTTGCGGTAAGGAAGTGCCTGCGCTGTTCCGGCTTCCCTGCGGCGGCGGCATCACGCTCGGCGCGTTCCATTCGGGCGAGTTCGAAGGGCTGTGGTCGCGCTTCTGCGGGCTCAAGTTGCTTTATCCCTTTACGCCGCAGGAGACGTTCGAGGCGATCGTCGCCGGATTTTACGACCCGAACCCCTGCCTTGTGTTCGAGCACAAGTTGCTCTACGGCACCAAGGGCGGCGATATTGACTTTGACGGCGATCTCAACCGGATATGGCGCGAGAGAAAATACGCCGACGGCAACGAGTGCACCGTGGTGGGCTTCGGCGCCATGCTCGACCCGGTGCTTGCAGCATGCGCGGAAGTCAAGGCCGGCTTCGACATATTCAACCCGTTCGTGCTTGGTCCGCTCGCGCCCGCGCGGATACTTGAATCGGTAAAGAAGACCGGCCGCCTGTGCGTGGTGCAGGAGAGCACCGAAATCTCTGGCCTCGGCGACCGCATCATCTCGATGGCGTGCCGTGAATGCATGCCGCACATGAAGAAACCTCCGGTGCTGGTGTGTCCGCCGGCCATGCCGGTACCGTTCGCGTCGGA
- a CDS encoding (deoxy)nucleoside triphosphate pyrophosphohydrolase: MDQLPHILVACAIIENNGKILAAKRSDAQPHGGKWEFPGGKIGKDEDPDAAIVREIREELGCGIRVINELSDVSFRYPDKSVTLVPLVCEITEATAHALEHDEVRWVDMKEADALDWLPPDKEIMKDYFRMKQFGG, encoded by the coding sequence ATGGACCAACTACCCCACATCCTTGTCGCCTGCGCCATCATCGAAAATAACGGGAAAATCCTGGCCGCAAAAAGGAGCGACGCCCAACCACACGGCGGAAAGTGGGAATTTCCAGGCGGGAAAATCGGGAAGGATGAAGATCCCGACGCCGCAATCGTCCGCGAAATCAGGGAAGAGCTCGGCTGCGGCATCCGGGTGATTAATGAACTGTCAGATGTGTCTTTCAGATATCCCGACAAGAGCGTGACGCTCGTGCCGCTCGTTTGTGAAATAACTGAGGCCACTGCCCATGCGCTTGAGCACGATGAAGTGCGCTGGGTAGATATGAAAGAGGCGGATGCGCTTGACTGGCTTCCGCCGGATAAAGAGATAATGAAGGATTATTTCAGGATGAAGCAATTCGGGGGATGA
- a CDS encoding glycoside hydrolase family 30 beta sandwich domain-containing protein, with the protein MLTRILISIFLTCSIPLSLFASGDTVHVWMTASTDSSITSGLAPRADAVFRPDTTSVAAMTVIGVDADTQYQTWEGAGASFTDGAAWLVNRVLSPALRDSVMTALFDTVKGIGASFLRNPMGSSDLTRERYTYDGDSTDINDTTLPHFSVSHDTMDVLPLTKWARRLNPGLTLMMNAWSPPAWMKTNNSVVVGGVRPECFPHLARYYVRTIQAYESLGVHIDYVSLNNEPTCCPGLDYPSVEDITAADMQTMLRNNWLPQFAEKDLITKILLLDFNWYDIVAVEPFLTDTLITRSPHVGGVAFHGYFGDPATQTRVHDQYGLNVYITERSSQATLSTRAQQQQNFVDMVYMTRNWARSYVKWPVATDENWGPHIGGCSTCMGMVRVHASDAKAGQFDYLIDYYTIGHLSKFVRNGARRIFSTADSTVLNVAFVNTNGSIALVAYNNDSLAAHVFKVLWGSKSFTYGIPASASMTFFWDGPVLSARDKAVRTVAAGMPEVILRGNTLLVKQKVAGKISVELLTVQGRKCRVGENENGNVMMSLKGLSSGLYLLKIENRFGRCWKKIGVGSQ; encoded by the coding sequence ATGCTCACACGGATTTTAATCTCTATTTTTCTTACATGTTCAATTCCCCTTTCCCTTTTTGCAAGCGGCGACACCGTCCATGTCTGGATGACCGCTTCAACCGATTCCTCCATAACGTCGGGGCTCGCGCCCCGGGCCGACGCCGTGTTCAGGCCCGACACGACTTCGGTCGCAGCTATGACCGTCATAGGGGTGGACGCCGACACGCAGTACCAGACATGGGAGGGCGCGGGCGCGTCGTTCACCGACGGGGCCGCCTGGCTTGTCAACCGCGTGCTTTCCCCGGCCCTGCGGGATTCGGTGATGACTGCGCTGTTCGACACGGTAAAGGGCATCGGCGCGAGTTTTCTGCGCAATCCCATGGGCTCGTCCGACCTCACGCGCGAGCGCTACACCTACGACGGCGACTCCACCGACATCAACGACACGACCCTGCCTCATTTCAGCGTCAGCCACGACACCATGGACGTTTTGCCCTTGACAAAATGGGCGCGCCGGCTCAATCCCGGCCTCACGCTCATGATGAACGCGTGGAGCCCGCCCGCCTGGATGAAGACCAACAACAGCGTGGTGGTGGGCGGGGTGCGGCCCGAATGCTTTCCGCACCTGGCGCGCTATTACGTCAGGACCATCCAGGCCTACGAATCGCTCGGCGTGCATATCGATTACGTGTCGCTCAACAACGAGCCCACCTGCTGCCCGGGCCTCGATTACCCGTCGGTGGAGGACATCACGGCGGCCGACATGCAGACCATGCTCCGAAACAACTGGCTCCCGCAGTTTGCGGAGAAGGACCTCATTACGAAAATCCTGCTCCTCGATTTCAACTGGTACGATATCGTCGCGGTCGAGCCATTTCTCACCGACACCCTGATCACCCGCTCGCCGCACGTGGGCGGCGTCGCCTTCCACGGCTATTTCGGCGATCCGGCCACTCAGACGCGCGTCCACGACCAGTACGGGCTCAATGTTTACATCACCGAGCGCTCGTCGCAGGCCACGCTATCCACGCGCGCGCAGCAGCAGCAGAACTTCGTCGACATGGTGTACATGACCAGGAACTGGGCGCGCTCGTATGTCAAGTGGCCGGTGGCGACGGACGAGAACTGGGGCCCGCACATCGGCGGGTGCAGCACGTGCATGGGCATGGTCAGGGTGCACGCAAGCGACGCGAAGGCCGGCCAGTTCGACTACCTTATCGACTATTACACCATCGGCCACCTGTCCAAATTCGTGCGCAACGGCGCGCGCCGCATTTTTTCCACCGCCGACTCCACCGTGCTCAATGTCGCGTTTGTAAACACCAACGGCTCGATCGCGCTCGTCGCCTACAACAACGACAGCCTCGCGGCGCACGTTTTCAAGGTGCTCTGGGGCTCCAAGTCGTTTACCTACGGCATCCCGGCATCGGCGAGCATGACGTTTTTCTGGGACGGACCAGTTCTTTCGGCGCGGGACAAGGCGGTAAGGACAGTTGCGGCGGGAATGCCTGAAGTGATTTTGAGGGGGAATACTCTTTTGGTGAAGCAGAAAGTTGCCGGGAAAATATCGGTGGAATTGTTGACGGTGCAAGGCAGAAAGTGCCGCGTCGGGGAGAATGAAAATGGAAATGTGATGATGAGTCTAAAAGGATTATCCTCGGGTCTCTATTTGTTAAAGATCGAGAATAGATTCGGACGCTGTTGGAAAAAGATTGGGGTTGGATCCCAGTGA
- a CDS encoding endonuclease domain-containing protein produces the protein MALKTENIKLKYSGVVQLQRISKGKVTLARIYRQNMTPAEAMLWSRLRGKKCGCLKFRRQQIIEGFIADFFCAEKNLVIEVDGSIHDDEEQKKVDKHRNEVFSTRGIRELRFKNSEIEHDIDDVIDRINNAVNDI, from the coding sequence ATGGCTCTAAAAACAGAAAACATAAAATTAAAATATTCCGGCGTGGTTCAGCTCCAGAGAATTTCCAAAGGCAAGGTTACTCTTGCCAGAATATATCGGCAAAACATGACTCCGGCCGAGGCCATGCTATGGTCCAGGTTGAGAGGCAAGAAATGCGGTTGCCTTAAATTCAGGCGCCAACAGATCATTGAAGGTTTTATCGCCGATTTTTTCTGCGCGGAAAAAAATTTAGTGATTGAGGTTGATGGGTCGATACACGATGATGAAGAACAGAAAAAGGTTGACAAACACAGGAATGAAGTTTTCAGCACAAGGGGAATCCGGGAACTACGGTTCAAGAATAGTGAGATCGAACATGACATCGATGATGTTATTGACAGAATAAATAACGCTGTGAACGATATTTGA
- a CDS encoding T9SS type A sorting domain-containing protein, with product MPFPGVYLADQAFGLFELGIATLREPLLSSAVIRGWKDKGAAVRRDTLDTCVVSYATTADSSWAYTIDKNRWVITALLVHQSSPDSNVFNGIFLYGDSGGVPLLEKIALMRDTSMNHGGYVFSNIKINEPLPDSMFNSAVIHARRPVEAGRIGISVNPSSVMFEFPKEAGIASAAVYNAAGRKIKSLDVDRNSSNYVWRYGNSLQTGFYFVHARGEKREYCERFLITR from the coding sequence GTGCCGTTTCCCGGCGTTTACCTCGCGGACCAGGCGTTCGGGCTTTTCGAGCTCGGGATTGCCACGCTGCGGGAGCCGCTGCTCTCGTCGGCCGTGATTCGGGGGTGGAAGGACAAGGGCGCCGCGGTGAGGCGGGACACGCTTGACACGTGCGTGGTATCGTACGCAACGACCGCCGATTCGAGCTGGGCCTATACCATCGACAAGAACAGGTGGGTCATCACCGCGCTTCTGGTGCACCAGAGCAGCCCGGATTCGAATGTGTTTAACGGCATTTTTTTATACGGCGACAGCGGCGGCGTTCCGCTGCTCGAGAAAATCGCGCTCATGAGGGACACATCCATGAACCACGGCGGATATGTTTTCTCCAATATCAAGATCAACGAGCCGCTGCCTGATTCGATGTTCAATAGCGCGGTCATTCATGCAAGAAGGCCGGTTGAAGCTGGGAGGATCGGGATTTCGGTCAATCCATCCTCTGTGATGTTTGAGTTTCCAAAAGAAGCGGGCATCGCAAGCGCGGCGGTGTACAATGCCGCGGGCAGGAAAATAAAATCGCTTGACGTTGACAGGAATTCAAGCAACTATGTCTGGCGGTACGGGAATTCTTTACAGACGGGATTCTATTTTGTGCACGCTAGAGGAGAGAAAAGGGAATATTGCGAGAGGTTTCTGATAACGAGGTAG
- the der gene encoding ribosome biogenesis GTPase Der has protein sequence MESLKQDHSILPIVSIVGRPNVGKSCLFNRIIGVKAAVVDDVPGVTRDRNYRGTAWNGCAFSLVDTGGLIPASKDGMAQDIAKQVAVACEESDVILFLVDVRGGVCADDLAVARGLRKQAGDRVVLVINKCESRQTQYDTGAFVSLGLGEGHAVSALQGYGVGDLLDRVTAMLKAGGKKRSPSRALRDDRDFVKVAVVGRPNAGKSSLVNKLLGRQRMIVRPDPGTTRDSIDSEMTHRGRPMVLIDTAGLRKKANVKEDLEYYCNLRAIASIGRCDVAVLVVDAVLGIHEQDLRIVRQIVDTRKGLLLCWNKWDLVPKTHSTFDHLSAAVRAQYMELTHVPMVSASALTGRRVTAVLDRVLEIQSRMRLRVDAKELADLVRSWVSEHPHPTTANRQVIIETCVQADAPFPLFHLVATNPRNGLPNYKRFIANKLYNTYDFNGCPVVVDFVPIRKRARYNKEEEFRPSLKGDDVQ, from the coding sequence ATGGAATCACTCAAGCAAGATCACTCAATCCTTCCCATCGTCTCGATCGTCGGGCGTCCCAACGTCGGCAAATCGTGCCTGTTTAACCGGATCATCGGCGTCAAGGCCGCAGTGGTCGACGACGTGCCCGGCGTCACCCGCGACCGCAACTACCGCGGGACCGCCTGGAACGGCTGCGCCTTCTCGCTCGTCGACACGGGCGGGCTCATCCCCGCCTCGAAGGACGGCATGGCCCAGGACATCGCGAAACAGGTTGCCGTTGCCTGCGAGGAATCGGACGTGATATTGTTTCTGGTGGACGTGCGCGGCGGCGTTTGTGCCGACGACCTTGCCGTTGCGCGCGGCCTGCGCAAACAGGCGGGCGACCGGGTGGTGCTCGTTATTAACAAATGCGAATCAAGGCAGACGCAGTACGACACCGGCGCGTTCGTGTCACTGGGCCTCGGCGAAGGCCATGCCGTTTCGGCCCTGCAGGGCTACGGCGTGGGCGATTTGCTCGACCGCGTGACGGCCATGCTCAAGGCCGGGGGCAAAAAACGCTCGCCTTCCCGGGCGCTGCGCGATGACCGCGATTTTGTCAAGGTGGCGGTGGTGGGAAGGCCGAACGCGGGAAAATCCTCGCTTGTAAACAAGCTGCTCGGCCGGCAACGCATGATCGTGCGGCCCGATCCGGGCACCACGCGAGACTCGATCGACTCCGAAATGACCCATCGGGGCCGCCCGATGGTGCTCATCGACACGGCGGGCCTGCGGAAAAAAGCCAATGTGAAGGAAGACCTCGAATACTACTGCAACCTGCGCGCCATCGCAAGCATCGGCCGGTGCGACGTGGCGGTTCTCGTGGTGGATGCGGTCCTGGGAATTCACGAGCAGGACCTGCGCATCGTGCGGCAGATCGTTGACACGCGCAAGGGCCTTCTCTTGTGCTGGAACAAGTGGGACCTTGTGCCCAAAACGCATTCCACCTTTGACCATCTTAGCGCGGCTGTGCGGGCGCAGTACATGGAACTGACGCATGTGCCCATGGTTTCGGCGTCGGCGCTCACGGGCCGGCGCGTGACCGCGGTGCTCGACCGGGTTCTGGAAATCCAAAGCCGCATGCGCTTGCGCGTTGACGCAAAGGAACTTGCCGACCTCGTGCGTTCGTGGGTTTCCGAGCACCCGCATCCCACCACGGCGAACAGGCAGGTGATCATAGAGACCTGCGTACAAGCGGATGCGCCTTTTCCGCTGTTCCACCTGGTTGCAACCAATCCGCGAAACGGGCTTCCCAATTACAAGCGCTTCATCGCCAACAAGCTGTACAACACCTACGATTTCAACGGATGCCCGGTGGTGGTGGATTTTGTACCCATCCGCAAGCGCGCGCGTTATAATAAGGAAGAGGAATTCCGGCCATCCCTGAAAGGAGATGATGTTCAGTGA